CGCTCCAGCACCGCTGTCAGCGATTCACGCTTTTCTCGAGCTTTTCTGTGATCTCGTTGACGTCGGTGAAGTTCTTAATCACGATCACCTCTGCCTTGACCTCGCCGACTTCGTCAGCGAGCTCGGCTGACGTCAAGACGACATCGGCCGTTCGAGCTGCACCCCGTGCCGTGCCGATATCTGCTGCCTCGACGTCGGCATCGACGCCCATCGCGCGCAAGGCCTTTTCGGCATTCATCTTGAGCAGCACCGACGTGCCTATCCCCATGCCACACACGGCCACGATTTTCATCACTTCGTCCTTCTTTCGGGTTGTCCATTTCCAGGTAATGCATCTGCTTTGAACTCAGGTGCTCTCACTCGAAGCGACGCGCCTCAGGATGGCGCGAATTTCGTCCGCCGTTTCTGCACTCATGAGCTCAGCAAGAACGTCGTCATGAGAGAGCACCTCTGCAAGCTCCGCCATGACGGCGAGGTGTTCCTCGTGGTCAGTGGCGGCAAGCCCTACGACGAGACTCACCGGGTCGTTCGATTCGCTTCCGAAATCCACTGGCTTCTTCAGCGAGACCCAGCTCAGACCCTTCCGCAACACTGCATCAGACGGACGGGAATGCGCGAGTGCAAATCCGGGTGCGACGACAATATAGGGGCCGTGGTCATCGACAGCCTTGAGCATTTCTTCCGTGTAGCGATCCGTCGTCACACCCTGGTTAGCAAGGCCGCGCCCTGCCCAACGAATCGCGTCACGCCAATCGCGCGCCACGGTCTGTGTGAAGACGGCAGAGTCGGGAAGCTGATCTGCCAGGCCCATGCTCCAACCTCCTTTGGCCAGTGCATTATGTGAGTGATCTATTCGCATCTCACTTTTGCACACTTTTGTACTAAAGCGCTAGAGGCACGAGCATCTCGACAGCCGCGACTCATTCAACGCGAGGGCGCGTCAGCGCACTGATCCGCTCGGATTCAAAGAGCGCGTCGAGCGCAAGGGCGGAGGCACCACGAACACCCGCTTTGGATGCGAGGCGGGATGGCTCAACGACGAGTTTCTGTCGCGAATAGACATGAGCGGCCCCGAAGAGTGCTCGTCTGACTGCCCCGATGTAGCGCTCGCCCGCTTGGGCGAGGTTGCCTCCGATAACGACAGCTGAGGGATTCAGAAGACCGACGACGTCGGCGAGCGCATAGCCGATGATCTCGCCGACGTCTTCTAAGAGCGCAAGGGCCTCCGAATTCTTGTCCTGCGCGAGAGCAACGATGTCCGCACTCGTGCGCACGTGCGCTCCCGACCTCACGAGACGATCGCGAATGGTCCCTCCGCTCGCCACCGTTTCGAGTCGCTTCAATGGCTCGCTGAGCCGGTCTCTGAGGGGTGCACTGAGCTGTCCCGCCCCGCCTCGGCTCCCCCGTACAACGTTGCCGTCCATGACGAATGCACACCCGATGCCGATCCCGGTCTTCACAACGACGAGATCGCGATACTCAGGCCACCCGTATCGGGCTTCACCGATCGCGAGAATATTGACGTCACGATCGACGGCGAACACGATGTCGTCTGGCCAGGTCGTGAAATAGTCCCGGACACGCACGTTGTCCCACCGCGGATCGAGCTGCGGACTCCCCAGATACCCCGTTGTCGAGTCGACCGGGCCGGGCACGCCGACGCCAATGCCACGAATCCTGTCCCGCGCCCACCCGCCCTTCATCAGCAGAAAGTCAAACACCTGCTCCGCCCAGCTGAAGATCTCGCTCGGTCCGTCGAACAAGCCGATGTCCGCCTCGTCTTCTAACAGGACGGCTCCGACGACATCGGTGATCCCGACCCGAGAATGCGAACTGCCGATGTCGATCGCAAGAACGAGACCCAGTTCTGGATTGACCTCGAACTCTTCGCGAGGGCGCCCGCCGCCGCTTGCCGTGTGCCCCGCGCGAATAATGATGCGGTTGTCGATGAGCTCATCAAGGCGTCGGCTGAGGGTCACACGGGACCACCCCAGCCCGTCCAGCAGATCGGTGCGAGTCGTCGCGCGACCCGACCGAATCAGGTCAAGTACGATCCCGGACCCGGTCATGTTTCTGCCTGACATCTACGGTTATCCTCCCTCTTGGCTTAAGTCTATTAGTAGACTAAAGTCCACTACATGTCACCCAGCACAGCTGCTGTTCCGGGAAGCTCGATCATCCGCGGCGCTCGAAGCGACGCTGAGAGTCGTGCGGTCGCGGCAGCTATTGCCATTCCCGCGGTCGTCGTTCAGTCGAAAGGTCATGGACATGCGGGCACGGCGATGGCTATGGCACCTCTCGCCCATGTTCTGTTCCAC
The Paramicrobacterium chengjingii DNA segment above includes these coding regions:
- a CDS encoding PTS sugar transporter subunit IIB; this encodes MKIVAVCGMGIGTSVLLKMNAEKALRAMGVDADVEAADIGTARGAARTADVVLTSAELADEVGEVKAEVIVIKNFTDVNEITEKLEKSVNR
- a CDS encoding PTS sugar transporter subunit IIA → MGLADQLPDSAVFTQTVARDWRDAIRWAGRGLANQGVTTDRYTEEMLKAVDDHGPYIVVAPGFALAHSRPSDAVLRKGLSWVSLKKPVDFGSESNDPVSLVVGLAATDHEEHLAVMAELAEVLSHDDVLAELMSAETADEIRAILRRVASSEST
- a CDS encoding ROK family transcriptional regulator, producing MSGRNMTGSGIVLDLIRSGRATTRTDLLDGLGWSRVTLSRRLDELIDNRIIIRAGHTASGGGRPREEFEVNPELGLVLAIDIGSSHSRVGITDVVGAVLLEDEADIGLFDGPSEIFSWAEQVFDFLLMKGGWARDRIRGIGVGVPGPVDSTTGYLGSPQLDPRWDNVRVRDYFTTWPDDIVFAVDRDVNILAIGEARYGWPEYRDLVVVKTGIGIGCAFVMDGNVVRGSRGGAGQLSAPLRDRLSEPLKRLETVASGGTIRDRLVRSGAHVRTSADIVALAQDKNSEALALLEDVGEIIGYALADVVGLLNPSAVVIGGNLAQAGERYIGAVRRALFGAAHVYSRQKLVVEPSRLASKAGVRGASALALDALFESERISALTRPRVE